The Penaeus chinensis breed Huanghai No. 1 chromosome 16, ASM1920278v2, whole genome shotgun sequence sequence TGCTCAGTTTTGTCTTAGGCGtcagtgtgcgtgtctgtttttgAAAGCTTATAGACGCAGTTGCTCGTTAACAGCAATAATGGGTAGATGGCTAAAACGTGACAGTTGCTGCAGCCGCAGTGGTGACGCAGATGAAGGAAATCAAACAggtgcaaagaaaaagaagacagatctTCCTAAAAATCGGCAGTTCAAGAAGATTATGTGCTTTTGGTATTTACTGCTACGAATTCTGATCCTCCAGAAGCTTTGTGCTTCTTTTGTGGGGAGAGGCTGGCCAACAGTAGTATGAAACCAGCTCACCTCCAGCGTCACCAGAAAACAAAACACCAGTGCCATGTTGGTAAACCGGCAGAATTCTTCAAAAGAAAGCTCTCTGATTTTCAGGGCTCCCAAAAAGTACTCCAGAAAGCCACCACAACTTCAGAGAAGGCTCTGAAAGCATCTTTAGCTGTATCTCTATTAATTGCTAAAGCCAAAATGCCATTCAGTATTGCTGAAGAACTTAGTTTGCCAGCTGCAGGTATGATGGCTGAAATAATGCTGGATAAAAAGACAGCTGACCAACTAAAAGCAGTTCCTTTATCACACCAAACTGTCTCTCGCAGGGTAAGTGAAATGAGTGCCGATATTCAGGATCAAGTTGTGAATAAACTGAAGGCAAGCCAGTCATTTTCACTCCAAGTTGACGAATCAACTGACATCAGTGGGCAAGCTCAACTTGTCTCATTTGTGAGatatattgatgaagatgatatcaaGGAACACATTAGTTTGTAAAAAATTGGAAGAGCACACAACAGGGGAAACTATTTTCAATGTCATTAATCAGTTCTTCACTGAACAAGGGCTTAGCTGGAAATCTTGCATGAGTATGTGTACAGATGCCGCCGCATCAAAGACTGGCAAGGTGAAGGGACTGGTGGCAAGGTTTAAAAAGGAAAATCCTGATGTGGAATGGACTCATTGCATCATTCACAGAGAATCTTTAGCATCAAAGAAAATGAGTTCACAGTTGCACGAGATTCTGAATGACGCCGTCAAAGTAATCAACTTTATAAAGTCAAGGCCACTTAATACTCGTCTGTTTCACAGACTGTGTGAAAGCATGGGGTCAGAGCACACAGAGCTATTACTACACACAGATGTGCGCTGGCTGTCGCGTGGGAGGATCCTCGCCAGATTGTTTGAGTTGCGAGATGAGGTAGTTTCATTCTTATCAGAACATGGGTCTCCTTTTGCCACATTTTTTGAAAACACTACTTGGGTTGCACAACTGGCATATCTTACAGACATATTCAGCAAACTGAATGAGTTAAATATGTCTCTGCAAGGTAAGGACACAAACATTCTCAACCTGTATGACAAAGTTGCTGGTTTTCAAAAGAAATTAGGGCTGTGGAAGGAGACATGCTCAGGGGGATATTTTACATGCTTTCCTCTGTCAGATGCCTACTTTTccgataacaattataagaaagaCACTGTAAAACCAGTCATTGTGGAGCATTTGACCAACCTTATCAGTGCTTTTAAGTCTTACTTTCCTGGCATACATGAACAATCAGTACAGCTGGACTGGATTAGAAATCCATTCCTCTTATCTGAACAAGAGAAGACGCTTCCAATTTGCCTTCAGGAAACACTGATAGAGTGTGTGCGGACCGTGGCCTAAAACTGTTATTTGAGAGATCAAATGTTACTCGCTTCTGGAGCTCTGTGAAGAAGGAGCACCCAGACTTAGGAAAAATGGCCTTAGAAAAACTTCTTCCCTTTGGATCTACTTACCTTAGTGAGGTGTCTTTCTCCGCAATGAGTGTTATCAAatcaaaacagagaaacaaattaaATGTCAACCTGGAACAAAGCCTGATCACTGCAGTAGCCTCAATACAGCCAAGGATGGAAAAAATCATCAGTGAACATCAACCCCACATCTCGCATTAAGTTGTAAGTCATTTTCAAGCATTTTATTTCtaaatcattctttatatttcagttttataattttaattttattgaccAGCACTCCTATTATGCAATCTTTTCATATTCAATATGTTATTTGCATTATCCTAAATGTAACTGAGTTTAATCAGCCATGGGGGGTACGTAACAGTAGGAGAAGGCAATAAAGGGTACAATAGGCAAAAATGTTTGGACAGCACTGGTATAAACCATGGTGGGACAGAAtggaaagagaacaggagaggtcggagatggggaagaggtgaa is a genomic window containing:
- the LOC125033627 gene encoding zinc finger MYM-type protein 6-like, encoding MKPAHLQRHQKTKHQCHVGKPAEFFKRKLSDFQGSQKVLQKATTTSEKALKASLAVSLLIAKAKMPFSIAEELSLPAAGMMAEIMLDKKTADQLKAVPLSHQTVSRRVSEMSADIQDQVVNKLKASQSFSLQVDESTDISGQAQLVSFVRYIDEDDIKEHISL
- the LOC125033252 gene encoding SCAN domain-containing protein 3-like, encoding MCTDAAASKTGKVKGLVARFKKENPDVEWTHCIIHRESLASKKMSSQLHEILNDAVKVINFIKSRPLNTRLFHRLCESMGSEHTELLLHTDVRWLSRGRILARLFELRDEVVSFLSEHGSPFATFFENTTWVAQLAYLTDIFSKLNELNMSLQGKDTNILNLYDKVAGFQKKLGLWKETCSGGYFTCFPLSDAYFSDNNYKKDTVKPVIVEHLTNLISAFKSYFPGIHEQSVQLDWIRNPFLLSEQEKTLPICLQETLIECVRTVA